One window from the genome of Gopherus evgoodei ecotype Sinaloan lineage chromosome 2, rGopEvg1_v1.p, whole genome shotgun sequence encodes:
- the LRRC3B gene encoding leucine-rich repeat-containing protein 3B — MHLVDLWLTRSLSMCLFLQSFVLMILCFHSASMCPKGCLCSHSGGLNVSCSNANLKEIPRDLPPETVLLYLDSNQITSIPNEIFKDLHQLRVLNLSKNGIEFIDEHAFKGVAETLQTLDLSDNRIQSVHKNAFNNLKARARIANNPWHCDCTLQQVLRSMASNHETANNVICKTSVLDEHAGRPFLNAANDADLCNLPKKTTDYAMLVTMFGWFTMVISYVVYYVRQNQEDARRHLEYLKSLPSRQKKPEEADDISTVV; from the coding sequence ATGCATTTGGTAGACCTGTGGTTAACTCGTTCCCTCTCCATGTGTCTGTTCTTACAAAGTTTTGTCCTCATGATACTGTGCTTTCATTCTGCCAGTATGTGCCCAAAAGGCTGCCTTTGTTCTCATTCTGGAGGTTTAAATGTCAGTTGTAGCAATGCAAATCTCAAGGAAATACCCAGAGATCTTCCTCCTGAAACAGTCTTACTTTATTTGGACTCCAATCAGATAACATCCATCCCAAATGAAATTTTTAAGGACTTGCATCAACTGAGAGTCCTCAATTTATCCAAAAATGGTATTGAATTTATAGATGAACATGCCTTTAAAGGAGTGGCAGAAACCTTGCAGACTTTGGACTTGTCTGACAACCGAATTCAAAGTGTGCACAAAAATGCTTTCAATAACTTAAAAGCCAGAGCCAGAATTGCAAACAATCCTTGGCACTGTGACTGTACTCTACAGCAGGTCCTGAGGAGCATGGCGTCCAACCATGAAACTGCCAACAACGTCATCTGTAAGACTTCTGTGTTAGATGAACATGCTGGGAGACCATTCCTCAATGCTGCCAATGATGCAGATCTTTGTAACCTTCCTAAAAAGACTACTGATTATGCCATGCTAGTCACCATGTTTGGCTGGTTCACCATGGTGATATCCTATGTAGTTTATTATGTGCGGCAAAATCAAGAGGATGCAAGAAGGCACCTTGAGTACTTGAAATCCCTGCCAAGCAGGCAGAAGAAACCAGAAGAAGCTGATGACATTAGCACTGTGGTATAG